The following coding sequences are from one Humulus lupulus chromosome X, drHumLupu1.1, whole genome shotgun sequence window:
- the LOC133803725 gene encoding increased DNA methylation 3: MDGQKFADNPQLKSSVILTGTAKQGGAGPPVGLVDVGESEGAYLFRVALPGIRKDQCKIKCEIQRDGRVHIEGVMNDVGLLKDSSTVYHMKVQQLCPPGPFTISFSLPGPVDPRLFSPSFRPDGILEVVIMKHRIVPPQEHS; this comes from the exons ATGGATGGGCAAAAGTTTGCTGACAATCCTCAATTAAAGTCGTCGGTTATTCTAACTGGAACTGCAAAGCAAGGTGGCGCTGGGCCTCCAGTTGGTCTTGTTGATGTGGGCGAGAGTGAAGGTGCTTACCTTTTCAGAGTTGCACTTCCTGGAATCAGGAAAGATCAAT GCAAGATAAAATGTGAGATTCAACGGGATGGAAGAGTCCATATTGAAGGGGTGATGAATGATGTAGGCCTTTTGAAAGATTCATCAACTGTGTATCATATGAAAGTTCAGCAACTATGTCCCCCTGGACCATTTACCATTTCCTTTAGCCTGCCAGGTCCTGTCGATCCCCGTTTGTTTTCTCCGAGTTTTCGACCTGATGGTATATTGGAAGTGGTGATTATGAAACACAGAATCGTACCTCCACAAGAACATTCATGA